In Lactobacillus xylocopicola, the genomic stretch GAAAATTTGCAAAAACTGGGTCTGAAGGTTGACTTTAAGCTGAACGAGGTTGATTACATTGATCGTGAGCGAATTCGCGTCAAGTATAACTACCGTTGCCAATATTGCGGCCGGCGCGGTCGCAGCGTCGACCACAAGAACCCGGTCTCGTTGTCCCGCAACAACGACCTGGACAACCTTATTCTGTCCTGTTCTGAGTGCAACCGGATCAAGTCCAACATGCCCTACGAATTATTCGTTGAATTAAATAAGCAAATTCCGCAGGCCAACCGTAAACTAGTTAGGTATGAGAATGCATTGGCAACGCTAAAGGGTGAGTTTGAGCAGAGGCGGCGTGCATTAGCGGCGCAGATGCACCTGAAGGGTGTCGTTACCGACCCTGAATTGAACCAGCTGCGTAGACAGAACAAAAAGCTGCAAGATGCCATTGACAGCTTGACCAGCGACTATAATGCGCTGCGGAACGTGCGCGAGCAGCATTTTATGACGGGCTGGCGGCTGAGCCAAATAAGTAAACGAGAAGACATTGTTTAAAGTATTGTAAGCTAAAAATAAGTAATTAAAGAAGCAGGCACAATCACCTTAAAATGATCAGTGCCTGCTTTTAGTTATTTGTTGCCTAAACTATCTTGGTGCTTGCCACTAACTTTGCCATCTGAGATATGAATTATAATCATTGTCAACTTTCCGGAATTTGGCTCCTTGTGTGCTACGCCGATAGCGTAAGAAATAATTTCATTAGAGTGCTCACCAATAGCAGTATCAGGCAAGTCCGTACTATAGCCATCAGGTCGACCTAAAATGCGATAAACTTCCTTTTTGGTCTGACCTTTTTTGATCTTCTTGTAGTCTGTCGTGGTTAATTTGGTCGGCCTTTTGACCGCCAGATTGTTAAACTGCTTGCTTACAACATTTCCCTTTTTATCCGCCGTGACGGAAATTAGTCCGTTAGTAGTGTGCTGGACCTTAGTCCACTTCATAGTAGAGAAGTCCCCGTATGTAGCACTTTGTCCAGGAGTAGGTTTCCCCAGTAGAGTTATTACATCCTTTAACTTGGCCGGGTGCCGCTGATCGATCCGGATTGCCTCATACTTCTTAAAAGAAATGCCCGTTTTCGATCCGCCGATTGATTCATGACCTCTGACTACCGTCTTTTTCCTGGTGATGACTGTCTTGGTATTCTTGGTTTTATCGTTAGTATTTGTACATGCAGTTACAGAAATTGCAGTAAGAAGAGCGATAATGGTTAAAGTTGCTTTTTTCATTTATTTTCCTCTAACATCATTTATGATTATTATTAAACAATTCTTTTAAGTTGCCGTCAATTTCATTTGGGAGAAGACTTGCCATTAATGGCGGATAATTAAACCGCAACTACTAAATTTATAGTACGCTTGGTGCTGAAGATTAACTAGTATTAATCCTAAAGTAGAGCAAGAAAATAAGAAATTTAGAATGTAATCTGTTTTACTCGTTAAAGGGTCTATAATTGAAGCAAGGAGAAAAGGTGATAATAATGAAGAATAAAAAGAAGGTCCAATTTGGCCTTAGACTTAACAAAGGTGTCCTTAGTTTGGCCGCAGCTTCCTTAAGCGCCCTGCTTATCACTAGTCTAGTAGCGGTTAAAACGACTGCCGACACTATAGCACCAGTAACTCAGACCGACAATTCTAACTCAGGTTTGTGGACGGGCAAAGACGGTGACTGCGACTGGAACTACGATCTGGTCACGCGGACGCTGACCATTAGCGGCAGTTCGGGCAGCCAGCTGTCCAGCACGCCGCTTGCCCAGGAATTACCCTGGCACTACAACGTTAACCACATCGTAATCAACGGTCCAATCAAGCTGCCCGTGAACGCGCAGGGCAAGTTTGCTAATTTCGAATACCTGCAGGACATCAGGGGTATGGACCAGGTTGATACCAGCGCCACGACCAACATGGCTAGCCTGTTTGAGAAGGACGAGTTTCTGACCAGCGTTGACACCAGCAACTTCGACACGCACAACGCGACAGATATGTCTAAAATGTTTTCTCAGACTGCAATTAAAAGCCTGGCCTTGGCCAACTTTGACACGCGCAAAGTGACGAATATGGCCGGCATGTTTGCTGGCACCAAGACCCCGCAGCTGGACCTGACGCACTTCGATACTAGCAACGTCACCGACATGTCCAACATGTTCATGAATAACGCGACCCAGACGCTTGACGTAGCCGGCTTCAAGACGGACAAGGTGACCACGACGGCCGGCATGTTCCAGGGAGCCGCAGCCTCAAAGCTGGATGTCAGTTCCTTTGATACTAGCAGGGTAACAAACATGTCTAACATGTTCAGCCGGATGGGCAACCTGACTAGCCTGGATCTGCACAATTTTGATACTAGCAACGTGACCAACATGGACAGCATGTTTCTGTATGATTCAGGTTTGACGGACTTGAATATCGCCAGCTTCTCCACCAAGAAGGTGACCATTATGAATCACATGTTTGCCGGTATGGGTAAGATAGAGCGCCTGGACCTGCGGGGTCTGGACACGCGCAACGTGACCAACATGGTGTCTATGTTTGCGGAGGATGCCAAGTTAACCGACCTAGACGTGAGCCATTTTAAGACCGGCAAGGTCACAGACATGGGCTTCATGTTTAGCAAGTGCGCTAGCCTTACCAGCTTGGACGTAAAGAACTTCGACACGCGCAACGTTGATAGCATAGCGTACATGTTTTCCGGCCTGAAGCGGGTCAAGATGCTGGACCTGCATACCTTCAAGACGGGCAAGCTGCGGTTCATGACCGGCGCGTTTGCCGATGATGCCGTGCTGACCAGCGTCAACCTGAAGAGCTGGGACACGAGCATGGTGAAGATGATGTACAGCCTATTTGAAAACGACCCGAGCCTGGTTAAGGTGGACCTGAGCAACTTTAAGACCAATAGCCTGACTGAGGCTGACCGCATGTTTAGAAATGACCCAAACCTGATGCAAGTCGACCTGCACGGCTGGAACACGCGCAAGCTGACCGGGACTAGCGAGATGTTCAAGAACTGCACCAGCCTGGTCAAGGCCAACCTGCGGGGCTGGCACACGCCAAACTTAATCGACTCAACGGAGATGTTCAGGAACACCCCGCAGCTGGCCGCCGGCAACTTTAATATGCTTTATCCTTCTGTGCTTGTATAATAAAGAAAAGATTGTTTATGGACTAGCAAAGAAGATGTCATTAATGAAACAAGAATCATTGTTTGCAGGGAACGGTGAAAATACGCCGCTAGCCAGCCGTGTGCGACCGCGCACGCTGGATCAATTTGTGGGCCAGAAGCAATTACTGGGGCCGGGTAAAATTTTGCGGGATTTAATTGACCACGACCAGGTAACCTCGATGATCTTCTGGGGTCCTCCGGGCGTAGGCAAGACCACACTGGCCGAAATCATTGCGCGACAGTCGCAGTCTGCTTTTTACCGTTTCAGCGCCGTTGACAGCAGCATTACCAAGATTCGCAAGATTATGAAGGAGGCTGAAGCCGCGCACGACTTGGGTGAGAAGACGCTGGTCTTCATTGATGAAATTCACCGCTTCAACAAGGCTCAGCAAGACGTCTTTCTGCCCTACGTTGAGCGGGGCACGATTACCCTGATTGGTGCAACCACGGAGAACCCATCCTTTGAGGTCAATTCGGCCCTGCTTTCGCGCTGCAAGGTCTTTGTGCTAAAGCCGCTCGCAGTTGCGGATATCGTCCAATTGCTCCAGAATGCGCTGCATAACCCCCAGGGTTTTGGTAAGTTGCACCTTGCAATCAGTGACCGGGAAGTTAAGGCGATTGCCCGGTTTGCTAACGGTGATGCCCGCACCGCACTCAACACGTTGGAGATGGCGGTGTTGAACGGCGACAAACAGGGCGACCGGGTGATCATCACCATGGATAGCTTGGGTCAGCTGATTACGCAAAAGTCTGTTCTCTATGACAAGAACGGCGAAGAGCATTACAACATCATCTCGGCGCTCCATAAGTCGATGCGCAACAGCGACGCCAACGCGGCCATCTACTGGCTGTCGCGGATGCTTGAAGGTGGGGAAGACCCGCTCTACATTGCCCGTCGCCTAGTGCGCTTTGCCAGCGAGGACGAGGTCTGGCCGACACGAACGCGCTCAACGTGGCCATCAACGTTTTTCAGGCCTGCCAGTTTATAGGGATGCCCGAGTGTGACGTCCACCTGGTTGAAGCCGTGACTTACTTGGCTCTTGCACCCAAGTCCAATGCCATTTATAAGGCCCGCCTGGCCGCTGCCAAGGACGTGAAGGAAACCATCGACGAGCCGGTGCCGCTGCAGATTCGCAACGCCCCGACCAAGCTGATGAAGGGCTTGGGCTACGGCAAGGACTACCAGCTGGCGCACGCTACTAAAGACAAGTTAACGACGATGAAGACGATGCCGACTAGCCTGGAGGGACACGAATACTATCTGCCAACCAGTCAGGGGCACGAGGACCGCTTTAAGGCGCGGCTGGAACAGATCAAGCAGTGGCACGAGAAGCATCCGGAATGAGTTGTATGAGAAGTAGTTAGAGTCAAATTTATTTTAAGAAAGAGATAGAGATTAAATGAGTACCTCTGTTATAGAAAATGTTCAGATCAACAATACTGAGCTTTATTTTTCGATTAGTAAAAATCAGAAAAATAAACCAATTATATTATATTTACATGGTGGTCCTGGCGATTCTTGTATTCCACTAACAAAAAAATTTAATGCTGAACTAGAAAACACTTTTACTTTTGTTAATCTTGAACAAAGGGGTAGCGGGCTTTCATACTACAGATTTTCAGAAACAGAAGACTTGACTATGAAAGTGATTTTAGATGATATTTATGAGTTTGTGCTTTACTTATTAAAACGCTTAAATCAAAGGAAATTAGTTGTCATGGGACATTCTTGGGGCTCAGTCCTTGGTATGTTGTTCATTCAGGCTCATCCAGAACTCATATCGCAATATATTGGAATTGGTCAAGTTATTAATATGAAGAAAACTATTGAAGCTCAGAAAGATTTTTTGACAAGTCAAAATAAAGTAAATCACAAAATCAGCCGTTTAGATTTTGATAGGAATCCGGAATATGCTAGTGTGACCTTGACTAAAAAAATTGTATCTAATGGAGGATCAATATATGGTGCTAAGAATTATCGAAAATTAATACTACCATTTATTTTTTCGAAAGATTATTCATTGACAGATTTGATCCATCGTTTGCAAGGTTCTAAACAGTCGATTCAGTTTTTTTGGAAAGATTTAATGAACATTAACTTTGAAAACAAGTTAAATTATGAGGTACCCATACTGTTTTGTGAAGGTCGCAATGATTTTCATGTCACATCTAAACTTGTTTCAGAATATGCCGAAAAAATTACCAGTCCATGTAGAATTATGTGGTTTGAAAATTCTGGTCACTTTCCACAGTGGGAAGAAGCATCTAAATTCAACTGCGATATTACAAAATTTCTAAATAATGAGCATAAATAAATCTTCTATCAAGTAAAAAGCAGTAAGTTATGGCGCTAATATAAAAATGGTATTGTCTTCAAGTTTAGGTTGCTCCAATGTACTATAATTAGCGTGAGAGATTAATTTTATGTTCGAGGTATTATTATGAAAATTAGTAAAAAACTCATCCTAGGAGCAGTTGCTGGTACCCTGGCTCTCGGTACAGCTATTCCATTAGCAACCACCACCAGTAACACAGTTACTGCTGCCACTTCAACTAATAAATTAAAATTAGCCCATGGTGCCTATGTTTTCAACAAGAAGGGTAAACGCCTGCGTACTTATCGCGGCAGCACATGGAAGACCCACCTTAAAAAAGGCGCTACCGTTAAATTTACTGGCACAATCGAACCGACCGAGCGCGATAGCAAACGCTTCTTCTTACTCGATGATGATAACTATAACCAGTCCTGGCTCCCTTATAAGCAAATAAAGGGACAATATTACTATGGCATTGGTGCTGGTGGCTACATTAAAGCTGGCAATGTCAGCCAAATTGCTGGCAAGCCGTTGTATACCTCTGAAGCAACTGTAACCATTACGAATATGGGACCAACGGTGAACCCAATTACCACTGGAACTGGTAACAGTAAAGTAATTTTGAAAAATGGCAAAACTTTTAAGGTTGACTACGTTTACTCTGACTACGGTGGCAATCAAAAACAAAATTATTACCATATATCAAATACAGCTGATGCAAGTTTTGCTTCTAGACTAGTTAAAAGTAAACCAAAACAGAGATTGGCAACACGAACGACAAACACATATGTCAGCTTTATTAATAATAGTAGCGCTTATAGTATTGCTGGTATCCTCAACCCCAATTCTACCAATCAAATTAGTGGCTTTAATAAAAATGAGTATGTTCCTGTAATCGAAGAGCTTTATATTTGGGTAGCACAAGATCAAAAAGCCGAATTATTTTATCGCTTAATGGACAACTCTCTTACAGCTTCTATAAATTCAGAAAGCGCTGCTTTAAACGGACTTCGTTATATTAAGGTTTCAGATACTAAATACTTATCAGGTCCTCAACAAATTCCAATTAACACAGCTGAAGAGGCTCGGCTAGACGCTAAAACAGCTAGTAAAAAGGATAAACAGGCCCTACAAGACCTAATTAACCAAGAAAATACAGTTAAAACTTCAATCAATTATCAAAATACAGATTATAATATTTATGCTTCAACTTATAATGATTACCTTAACAAAGCTAAAGATGTCAATGAATCACTTACAGCAAGTATAAGTGAAGTTAAGCAAACTACTTGGCTGCTATATGAAGCACAGCAAAATTTATTAAATGCGGGAATAGGTCTACCAATTACAGGCGGTACAATGCCAGTCATCTATAGTGAAAAATAAATATTTTAAGGTTACAAATTAAATTCTAATATTGAAATAAAAAACTGACAAATCAACGTTATAAACAACCGAGATTTGTCATTTTTTTATTTACATAATTATAATTTTAGAACATAGGTTTGCTTATTTAGAAAATATGTGCTAAATTAATTATGATCTCGAGATCAAATTAACTTGTTTCAAAATTATTTTTTAATATCGAAAGGAAAAATTATGAACGTTTTTAAAAATCTCAATATTTCATTGAAAGCAAACTTAAAAACTGGTGGAGCTACAGGAGTATACCAAAATGTAGTTCAAAAAGGACATGTCGGTTCAGGCTACATTTATGCCATGCAGTTACACAAAGATACAGATAAAAATGAACTTAATTCTGTTCTCCGTGCTACACCAACTTCCACTCCTTCTACTCCAATTACCTATGGCAATGCAATATTAAATATGAAAAGTTTGGCAGGCGGACATAGCCAAACTTGGGAGTACGCTGGGAAAAAAGGCCAATGGTTTATTGGTACTAAAGGAGTCAATACAGCTAATGATGGCTATAACTGGGCTACACAAATTGCACGGGTTACAATCCCACCTGATACTACAACTCATTATACAAACACTGATTTTCCAAGACTATCCCATTTGAGTAGTGCCGGTAACCAGGAAATCGAACTTAGACGTGCAGAAGCAGCAGTTTCACCTAATTACACATATTTCTTAATTGCA encodes the following:
- a CDS encoding SLAP domain-containing protein; protein product: MKISKKLILGAVAGTLALGTAIPLATTTSNTVTAATSTNKLKLAHGAYVFNKKGKRLRTYRGSTWKTHLKKGATVKFTGTIEPTERDSKRFFLLDDDNYNQSWLPYKQIKGQYYYGIGAGGYIKAGNVSQIAGKPLYTSEATVTITNMGPTVNPITTGTGNSKVILKNGKTFKVDYVYSDYGGNQKQNYYHISNTADASFASRLVKSKPKQRLATRTTNTYVSFINNSSAYSIAGILNPNSTNQISGFNKNEYVPVIEELYIWVAQDQKAELFYRLMDNSLTASINSESAALNGLRYIKVSDTKYLSGPQQIPINTAEEARLDAKTASKKDKQALQDLINQENTVKTSINYQNTDYNIYASTYNDYLNKAKDVNESLTASISEVKQTTWLLYEAQQNLLNAGIGLPITGGTMPVIYSEK
- a CDS encoding DUF3862 domain-containing protein, giving the protein MKKATLTIIALLTAISVTACTNTNDKTKNTKTVITRKKTVVRGHESIGGSKTGISFKKYEAIRIDQRHPAKLKDVITLLGKPTPGQSATYGDFSTMKWTKVQHTTNGLISVTADKKGNVVSKQFNNLAVKRPTKLTTTDYKKIKKGQTKKEVYRILGRPDGYSTDLPDTAIGEHSNEIISYAIGVAHKEPNSGKLTMIIIHISDGKVSGKHQDSLGNK
- a CDS encoding HNH endonuclease gives rise to the protein MKFQCSSCGLRMNSGHFKQAGQVNPRLTSICDLCIQRGENPEDFANETVSVFAQCLLYSFIGKSGEDVANAFLVAAKEARKRYEAFIQDYDGNSLARQQLARQDFNQAVIDSEKGQIDFVPQLDLTFAENLQKLGLKVDFKLNEVDYIDRERIRVKYNYRCQYCGRRGRSVDHKNPVSLSRNNDLDNLILSCSECNRIKSNMPYELFVELNKQIPQANRKLVRYENALATLKGEFEQRRRALAAQMHLKGVVTDPELNQLRRQNKKLQDAIDSLTSDYNALRNVREQHFMTGWRLSQISKREDIV
- a CDS encoding BspA family leucine-rich repeat surface protein, whose product is MKQGEKVIIMKNKKKVQFGLRLNKGVLSLAAASLSALLITSLVAVKTTADTIAPVTQTDNSNSGLWTGKDGDCDWNYDLVTRTLTISGSSGSQLSSTPLAQELPWHYNVNHIVINGPIKLPVNAQGKFANFEYLQDIRGMDQVDTSATTNMASLFEKDEFLTSVDTSNFDTHNATDMSKMFSQTAIKSLALANFDTRKVTNMAGMFAGTKTPQLDLTHFDTSNVTDMSNMFMNNATQTLDVAGFKTDKVTTTAGMFQGAAASKLDVSSFDTSRVTNMSNMFSRMGNLTSLDLHNFDTSNVTNMDSMFLYDSGLTDLNIASFSTKKVTIMNHMFAGMGKIERLDLRGLDTRNVTNMVSMFAEDAKLTDLDVSHFKTGKVTDMGFMFSKCASLTSLDVKNFDTRNVDSIAYMFSGLKRVKMLDLHTFKTGKLRFMTGAFADDAVLTSVNLKSWDTSMVKMMYSLFENDPSLVKVDLSNFKTNSLTEADRMFRNDPNLMQVDLHGWNTRKLTGTSEMFKNCTSLVKANLRGWHTPNLIDSTEMFRNTPQLAAGNFNMLYPSVLV
- a CDS encoding alpha/beta fold hydrolase, which gives rise to MSTSVIENVQINNTELYFSISKNQKNKPIILYLHGGPGDSCIPLTKKFNAELENTFTFVNLEQRGSGLSYYRFSETEDLTMKVILDDIYEFVLYLLKRLNQRKLVVMGHSWGSVLGMLFIQAHPELISQYIGIGQVINMKKTIEAQKDFLTSQNKVNHKISRLDFDRNPEYASVTLTKKIVSNGGSIYGAKNYRKLILPFIFSKDYSLTDLIHRLQGSKQSIQFFWKDLMNINFENKLNYEVPILFCEGRNDFHVTSKLVSEYAEKITSPCRIMWFENSGHFPQWEEASKFNCDITKFLNNEHK